The following are from one region of the Stanieria sp. NIES-3757 genome:
- a CDS encoding ammonium transporter, which yields MFQTTLKKRKSLDLNRRSNTKSSSSSYLEPLQTVLRFFSPYWLACIPLAAIIVVVWNTAAVAQDAEALTPEQVQGALNATWVLIAAILVIFMNAGFAMLETGFCRQKNAVNILAKNLIVFALATLAYWAIGFALMFGTGNGFIGASGWFLTGEPATYGLEPFPTGLPVPLFFLFQAAFAGTAATIVSGAVAERIKFVDFIIFSLLLTAISYPITGHWVWSSSGWLFNLGFHDFAGSTVVHSVGGWAALIGAAFLGPREGKYQNGRISAIPGHNMSIATLGCLILWIGWFGFNPGSALAANETVPFIAVTTNLAAAAGGVTATFTSWIKDGKPDLSMVINGILAGLVGITAGCYVVDYWGALIIGLITGVVVVFSVSFFDSIKIDDPVGATSVHLVCGILGTLAVGIFANPNNIAQGGAEGAIAGLLYGGGVTQLINQIVGVLAVGAFTVVFSAIAWGVIKAVLGMRVTLEEEINGLDIGEHGMEAYSGFVKESDVISGSTSTISGSSSIASNTEF from the coding sequence ATGTTTCAAACGACTCTTAAAAAGAGAAAATCGCTCGACTTAAATCGGCGATCTAACACAAAATCATCTTCTTCATCTTATCTTGAACCTTTGCAAACTGTCTTGAGATTTTTTTCTCCTTATTGGCTGGCTTGTATTCCTTTAGCTGCCATTATTGTAGTTGTTTGGAATACAGCAGCAGTTGCTCAAGATGCTGAGGCTTTAACACCAGAGCAAGTTCAAGGAGCTTTAAATGCTACTTGGGTTTTAATAGCTGCTATTCTGGTAATTTTTATGAACGCAGGATTCGCAATGTTAGAAACCGGATTCTGTCGTCAGAAAAATGCAGTTAATATTCTTGCCAAAAACCTAATTGTATTTGCTTTAGCTACTTTAGCTTATTGGGCAATTGGCTTTGCCTTAATGTTTGGTACTGGTAACGGTTTTATTGGTGCCAGTGGCTGGTTTTTGACTGGAGAGCCAGCAACCTATGGATTAGAGCCATTTCCTACTGGTTTACCTGTACCTTTATTTTTCCTCTTTCAAGCAGCTTTTGCTGGTACAGCAGCTACGATTGTATCTGGGGCGGTAGCAGAACGAATTAAGTTTGTTGACTTTATTATTTTTAGCCTTTTACTTACTGCGATTTCTTATCCGATTACTGGACATTGGGTGTGGAGTTCTAGTGGTTGGCTATTTAATCTTGGTTTTCATGATTTTGCTGGTTCAACTGTGGTTCACTCTGTTGGCGGATGGGCTGCTTTAATTGGTGCTGCATTTCTTGGTCCTAGAGAAGGTAAATACCAAAACGGTAGAATTAGTGCTATTCCTGGTCACAATATGAGCATTGCGACTCTAGGTTGTTTAATTCTCTGGATTGGCTGGTTTGGTTTTAATCCTGGTTCGGCGTTGGCTGCTAATGAAACAGTACCTTTTATTGCAGTTACTACTAACTTAGCTGCTGCTGCTGGTGGTGTTACTGCTACTTTTACCTCGTGGATAAAAGACGGCAAACCTGACTTATCAATGGTGATCAATGGTATTTTGGCTGGTTTAGTTGGTATTACCGCAGGTTGTTATGTAGTTGACTATTGGGGCGCGCTAATTATCGGTTTAATTACTGGTGTTGTAGTTGTTTTCTCAGTTAGTTTCTTTGATTCAATCAAAATTGATGACCCTGTTGGTGCAACTTCGGTTCACTTAGTTTGTGGTATTTTAGGAACTTTAGCAGTGGGTATCTTTGCTAATCCTAATAATATCGCTCAAGGTGGTGCTGAAGGCGCGATCGCAGGATTGCTTTATGGCGGTGGCGTAACCCAACTAATCAACCAAATCGTTGGTGTTTTAGCGGTTGGTGCTTTTACTGTAGTTTTTAGTGCGATCGCTTGGGGTGTGATTAAAGCTGTTTTAGGTATGCGCGTCACTCTTGAAGAAGAAATTAATGGTTTAGATATTGGCGAACATGGTATGGAAGCTTACAGCGGTTTCGTTAAAGAATCTGATGTAATTTCTGGTAGCACTAGTACTATTAGTGGTTCTAGTTCAATAGCTAGTAATACAGAATTCTAA
- a CDS encoding Polynucleotide adenylyltransferase region gives MSVKEVSLALPKVPFSLDWLPESACLVGGAVRDALLKREKSYFDLDFVVPDHAVEIAKKIANYYQAGFVILDETRQIARVVFPEGTLDFAQQEGQNLVKDLYRRDFTINAIAYNIHAQKLIDPLQGFEDLKKHTIRMVSGHNLVDDPLRLLRAYRQAAQLNFTIEPTTKKTIKELANLLTKVAAERVQSELNYLLAIPESNQWLIAAWEDGLLNFWLPQIEREQLEKLSIINAVTDEFNQTWQAWQINYINWLSLAKLALLVTQEPQQAEAELINLKYSRQQIKVILTILKQLPKLKQNSSVMSLKEQYFFFLEVKDIFPILIVVAIAQGVSRTILNPLIARYLNPQDSIAHPQPLVNGNDLIKHLSLRPSPLIGKLLTEIQVAYIEGNITNKAEALQFAQSLIKKFEADKNK, from the coding sequence ATGAGTGTTAAAGAAGTTAGTCTTGCTCTGCCCAAGGTACCATTTAGTTTAGATTGGTTACCCGAGTCAGCTTGTTTAGTAGGTGGTGCAGTAAGAGATGCTTTACTAAAGAGAGAAAAAAGCTATTTTGATTTAGATTTTGTTGTTCCAGATCATGCTGTAGAAATAGCTAAAAAAATTGCTAATTATTATCAAGCTGGATTTGTCATTTTAGATGAAACAAGACAAATTGCTAGAGTAGTTTTTCCTGAAGGTACGTTAGATTTTGCTCAACAAGAAGGACAAAATTTAGTTAAAGATTTATATCGTAGAGATTTTACTATTAATGCGATCGCTTACAATATTCATGCTCAAAAATTAATCGATCCTCTTCAAGGCTTTGAAGATTTAAAAAAACATACCATTAGAATGGTTTCTGGTCATAATTTGGTTGACGATCCTTTACGATTGTTAAGAGCTTATCGTCAAGCAGCCCAATTAAATTTTACGATAGAACCAACTACAAAAAAAACAATTAAAGAATTAGCAAATTTATTAACTAAAGTTGCAGCCGAAAGAGTTCAAAGCGAGCTAAATTATTTATTAGCTATTCCTGAATCTAATCAGTGGTTGATTGCTGCTTGGGAAGATGGTTTATTAAATTTTTGGTTACCCCAAATCGAGCGAGAACAATTAGAAAAACTTTCAATCATTAATGCAGTTACAGATGAGTTTAATCAAACTTGGCAAGCTTGGCAAATTAATTATATTAATTGGTTAAGTTTGGCAAAATTAGCCCTTTTAGTAACTCAAGAACCTCAGCAAGCAGAAGCAGAATTAATCAATTTAAAATATTCTCGTCAACAAATTAAAGTTATTCTTACTATACTCAAACAATTACCAAAACTAAAACAAAATAGTTCTGTCATGAGTTTAAAAGAACAATATTTTTTCTTTTTAGAAGTTAAAGATATTTTTCCAATTTTAATAGTAGTTGCGATCGCGCAAGGTGTTTCTAGAACAATATTAAATCCTTTAATTGCCAGATATCTAAATCCTCAAGACTCAATTGCTCATCCTCAACCCTTAGTTAATGGGAACGATCTAATTAAACATTTATCTTTGCGACCTTCACCTTTAATTGGTAAATTACTAACTGAAATTCAAGTGGCGTATATTGAAGGAAATATTACTAATAAAGCAGAAGCTTTACAATTTGCTCAATCTTTAATTAAAAAATTTGAAGCGGACAAGAATAAATAG
- a CDS encoding SNARE associated Golgi protein, translated as MSIELLSLDNVQEIARQYGYWAVFIGIALENTGIPLPGETITIVGGFLAGSGELNYWFVLASSVSGAVLGDNFGYWIGKVGGWKFLVRVGSMFRIPEQQLELARDKFSKNAAQAVFLGRFVTLLRIFAGPLAGIAQMPYQKFFIYNLAGAAVWSLTIVSLSYFLGKIVSLQQIVEWIAQAGMLALLIVVIVLLISFLWEYRQKTLIPKD; from the coding sequence ATGTCTATAGAGCTTCTATCGTTAGATAACGTTCAAGAAATCGCCCGCCAATACGGTTACTGGGCGGTATTTATTGGGATTGCTTTGGAAAATACTGGTATTCCATTACCAGGAGAAACTATTACTATCGTGGGAGGCTTTTTAGCAGGTAGTGGTGAGTTAAACTACTGGTTTGTCTTAGCTAGTTCAGTTTCTGGAGCAGTCTTAGGGGATAATTTTGGTTATTGGATTGGTAAAGTTGGCGGTTGGAAGTTTTTGGTACGTGTCGGAAGTATGTTTCGGATTCCAGAACAACAGTTAGAATTAGCCAGAGACAAGTTTAGTAAAAACGCTGCTCAAGCCGTATTTCTTGGTCGTTTTGTCACTTTGTTACGTATTTTTGCTGGACCTTTGGCAGGAATTGCACAAATGCCTTATCAAAAATTTTTTATTTATAATTTGGCTGGTGCAGCGGTATGGTCTTTGACGATTGTCAGTTTATCCTATTTTTTAGGAAAAATTGTTTCTCTACAACAAATAGTTGAGTGGATTGCTCAAGCTGGAATGCTTGCTTTGTTGATTGTTGTAATTGTGTTATTAATTTCTTTCCTTTGGGAATATCGACAAAAAACTCTCATTCCTAAAGATTAA